The Opitutus sp. ER46 genome contains a region encoding:
- a CDS encoding GDSL-type esterase/lipase family protein, which yields MSPAPSRVFGCLTLAAALLLPVGCRHAPTVPAAPVRIMAVGDSITEGGAAFATYRVPLARRLAAAGYRVAFVGTRSGPGSAPSLAHEGYSGRNTEYLARVVPAHFQAQPADIVLLHSGHNHSVEEQPIPGIVAATRELIAAFRATNPRVTVLLAHVIPAGKLPKYRYLPELNRALARLALELDRPGQRVIGVDLAAGFNWPTDTVDDHVHPNAQGAEKMAAGWFEALQAVLGPPRR from the coding sequence ATGTCGCCCGCCCCGTCCCGAGTCTTTGGCTGCCTCACCCTGGCCGCCGCGCTCCTGCTCCCGGTCGGTTGCCGCCACGCGCCCACCGTTCCGGCCGCGCCCGTCCGGATCATGGCCGTGGGCGACTCGATCACCGAGGGCGGCGCCGCGTTTGCGACGTATCGCGTTCCGCTCGCCCGCCGGCTCGCCGCCGCCGGCTACCGCGTCGCATTCGTCGGCACCCGCTCCGGTCCCGGCTCCGCACCCTCGCTCGCGCACGAGGGCTACAGCGGCCGCAACACCGAGTACCTCGCGCGCGTCGTTCCTGCCCACTTTCAGGCCCAGCCGGCGGATATCGTGCTCCTCCACAGCGGCCACAACCACAGCGTCGAGGAGCAGCCAATCCCCGGCATCGTCGCCGCCACGCGCGAGTTGATCGCCGCCTTCCGCGCGACCAATCCCCGCGTCACCGTCCTGCTCGCCCACGTGATCCCGGCCGGGAAGCTGCCGAAGTACCGCTACCTTCCCGAACTCAACCGCGCGCTCGCCCGCCTGGCGCTCGAGCTCGACCGCCCCGGCCAGCGCGTCATCGGCGTCGATCTCGCCGCCGGTTTCAACTGGCCCACCGACACCGTCGACGACCACGTGCACCCCAACGCCCAGGGTGCGGAGAAGATGGCCGCGGGCTGGTTCGAGGCGCTGCAGGCCGTCCTGGGACCGCCCCGCCGGTGA
- a CDS encoding TonB-dependent receptor plug domain-containing protein: MNTCHVPFRTFAASALLGALPALAQSVTPPASAPRGEDEVIQLSVFEVVSAKDSPYVADKSVATTGFAADLSKIPLAINVVTDQFLRDTAGIGFNGIVAYQAGITTDQGGMDNGGRNTAGVNPTLGAITGGEPLRTRMRGQPINLSQRNGLPMMIGFSTDNVNRVEVARGPMAVFVGGSTLGGVINLITDKPSFQRSMEFRTSYDSNDSFVAKANLAGPLLKGKLAYRLIALYSDDNTWRDFSASHTRFFNPQVTWRPFQKVSTRLEYARRDRWGNSVSHAQQSTQNYQNDYDTPPQALLDLGKTRTTGAGAGQPYTVAEYRTRIGRAFATWRSDRYAVYGKWVTLGEGEGFVAGDWASGVDANHFGANDPYSSTYDMVESETNIFLADWLEVRLLGRWANQHSETLAFGNALRRYPDGSTPLANGFSTKRDEIPVNGKVEAVLTRDLFRVNHKLLLGYEAAYNQAWSVNPVWNYTKLAPVAASPNVIGSPATLTGSNIFAYFDPRVHAIPDYKQVAAFADAVYADGVAAQFYTRSFPEAGYVAYSAGFWKDRITVFGGYRNSITQAHTWSEDRNRTRLQTSGITDRQSTQSHTYGIVIEPFPGFNLYASENVGADTQTGSLINPYTSTYAGLISQEEREANRVPDLEGYGRELGLKLELFDRKLIGRLGVFDLSRRNTIVVDNERTANDPRNVGTQVDPNPATQNTAQTARVQWNRTIDGNRSSGLEIGFTWQPTRQYTAVLEASHLWTNKLTVSKPASTSPTVLMDYMILNGRPLDNTPDDTLKVWQKYAFTDGRLKSGWIGFGVRAQTSVMPAASTSSWGTVLRGWVVYDLALGYTVDVFRRPVQLQVNVENLTDELYSAGGRSYSPPRQWTLQATTRF; encoded by the coding sequence ATGAATACCTGTCACGTTCCTTTCCGAACGTTCGCCGCCTCCGCCCTCCTCGGGGCCCTGCCCGCCCTGGCCCAATCCGTCACGCCGCCGGCGTCGGCGCCGCGGGGCGAGGACGAAGTCATCCAGCTTTCCGTGTTCGAAGTCGTGAGCGCCAAGGACTCGCCGTACGTCGCCGACAAATCGGTCGCGACCACCGGCTTCGCCGCCGACCTCTCGAAAATTCCGCTGGCGATCAACGTGGTGACCGACCAGTTCCTCCGCGACACCGCCGGCATCGGTTTCAACGGCATTGTCGCCTACCAGGCCGGCATCACGACCGACCAGGGCGGCATGGACAATGGCGGGCGCAACACCGCCGGCGTGAATCCGACGCTCGGCGCGATCACCGGCGGCGAACCGCTGCGCACCCGCATGCGCGGGCAGCCGATCAACCTGAGCCAGCGCAACGGCCTGCCGATGATGATCGGTTTCAGCACCGACAATGTGAACCGCGTCGAAGTCGCCCGCGGGCCGATGGCGGTCTTCGTCGGCGGCTCGACGCTCGGCGGCGTGATCAACCTGATCACGGACAAGCCGTCCTTCCAGCGGAGCATGGAATTCCGCACGAGCTACGACTCGAACGACAGCTTCGTGGCGAAGGCGAACCTCGCGGGGCCGCTGCTCAAGGGCAAACTGGCCTACCGGCTCATCGCGCTCTACAGCGACGACAACACCTGGCGGGACTTCAGCGCGTCGCACACGCGGTTCTTCAACCCGCAGGTGACCTGGCGGCCGTTCCAGAAGGTGAGCACGCGGCTGGAGTACGCGCGGCGCGACCGCTGGGGCAACTCGGTCAGCCACGCGCAGCAGTCGACGCAGAACTACCAGAACGACTACGACACGCCGCCCCAGGCGCTCCTCGATCTCGGCAAGACGCGGACGACGGGGGCCGGCGCGGGCCAGCCGTACACGGTGGCGGAATATCGCACGCGCATCGGCCGGGCGTTCGCGACCTGGCGGTCCGACCGCTACGCGGTGTACGGCAAGTGGGTGACGCTCGGCGAAGGCGAGGGATTTGTCGCGGGCGACTGGGCGAGCGGCGTCGACGCCAATCACTTTGGCGCCAACGACCCGTACAGCTCGACGTACGACATGGTGGAGAGCGAAACCAACATCTTCCTCGCGGACTGGCTGGAGGTGCGGCTGCTCGGCCGCTGGGCGAACCAGCACAGCGAGACGCTCGCCTTCGGCAACGCGCTGCGGCGCTACCCTGATGGCAGCACGCCGCTGGCGAACGGGTTCTCCACGAAACGCGACGAGATTCCCGTGAACGGCAAGGTCGAGGCGGTGCTGACGCGCGACCTCTTCCGGGTGAACCACAAGCTCCTCCTCGGCTACGAGGCGGCGTACAACCAGGCGTGGTCGGTGAATCCGGTCTGGAACTACACCAAACTGGCGCCGGTGGCCGCCTCGCCGAACGTCATCGGGTCGCCGGCGACGCTGACCGGTTCGAACATCTTCGCGTACTTCGATCCACGCGTGCACGCGATTCCTGACTACAAGCAGGTCGCGGCGTTCGCCGACGCCGTGTACGCCGATGGCGTCGCGGCCCAGTTCTACACCCGGTCGTTCCCGGAAGCAGGCTACGTCGCCTACAGCGCCGGGTTCTGGAAGGACCGGATCACGGTGTTCGGCGGCTACCGCAACAGCATCACCCAGGCGCACACCTGGAGCGAGGACCGCAACCGCACGCGGTTGCAGACCTCGGGGATTACCGACCGCCAGTCGACGCAGTCGCACACGTACGGCATCGTGATCGAGCCGTTCCCCGGATTTAACCTGTACGCGAGCGAGAACGTCGGCGCCGACACGCAGACCGGCTCGCTGATCAACCCGTACACTTCGACGTACGCGGGACTGATCTCGCAGGAGGAACGGGAGGCGAACCGGGTGCCCGACCTCGAAGGCTATGGCCGCGAGTTGGGCCTCAAACTCGAGCTCTTCGACCGCAAGCTCATCGGCCGGCTGGGCGTCTTCGATCTTTCGCGCCGCAACACGATCGTCGTGGATAACGAGCGGACGGCGAACGACCCGCGCAACGTCGGCACGCAGGTGGACCCGAATCCGGCGACGCAGAACACCGCGCAGACGGCACGCGTGCAGTGGAACCGCACGATCGATGGCAACCGCTCGAGCGGCCTGGAGATCGGCTTCACGTGGCAGCCGACGCGCCAGTACACGGCGGTGCTCGAGGCGAGCCATCTCTGGACGAACAAGCTGACCGTGAGCAAACCGGCGAGCACCAGCCCGACCGTGTTGATGGACTACATGATCCTCAACGGACGCCCGCTCGACAACACGCCCGACGACACCCTGAAGGTCTGGCAGAAGTACGCGTTCACCGACGGGCGGCTGAAGTCGGGCTGGATCGGCTTTGGCGTTCGCGCTCAGACCTCCGTGATGCCGGCGGCGAGCACGTCGTCCTGGGGCACCGTGCTGCGCGGCTGGGTGGTTTACGATCTCGCGCTCGGCTACACGGTCGACGTGTTCCGCCGGCCGGTGCAGCTCCAGGTCAACGTCGAGAATCTGACGGACGAACTCTATTCCGCTGGCGGCCGGTCCTATTCGCCGCCGCGGCAGTGGACGCTGCAGGCGACCACGCGTTTCTAG